A window of Aquisalimonas asiatica genomic DNA:
GTTATAAGTCATTGAGAGTTTTTCATGAGTTTGATTGAAGCGATTATTGTTGGTCTACAATTTAAGCGGCTAGAGAGGCCTCTAGTGTTCGTTACTATGCTTCTTGCGCTAGTGTGCTTCATGGCGCTCGCTGTAGTAATTGCTCTTGCGGGCCTTGAGCTTCTATTATCAGGCAAGGGGCTGTTTCCCGCCTTGGGCACAGTTTTACTATCGTCCATGTTTTTTGGGCTGTCCGCCGTGTGCGGCCATTTTGTCAAAAAGAGTGTGCAGTAATGCCTTATAACCAAGCCATTAAATGCGCTCTCTCCGGTCGCCGGACGCTCATGTTCCTTGCGCCGTTTATTGCAGGCCTTAATTGCCAAGGAGAGATATGGCTATAACCTTCAAGGTGAATCACCCAGTTACCACTGACCAGTTCATCGGTTTACTGGAGAGTTCTAGCCTCGGGGAGCGTCGGCCAATCCACGATCGAGACTGTATGGATGGGACGATTTCTAACTCCAATCTCGTCGTAAGCGCGTGGGATGATGAGTTGTTGGTTGGCATCGCCCGCGGTGTCACGGATTTTCACTACGCCTGCTACCTGTCAGATTTGGCGGTTCATCAGCACTATCAAAGATCAGGAATAGGCAAACGATTACAGTCACTGACCCAAGAGCAACTCGGGCCGCTCTGCAAATTGATCCTCATTGCAGCACCGGCGGCCAACTCGTACTACCGTCGGCTTGGTTACACGCACAATGATCGTTGCTGGGTTCTGGATGCGGGAGTGACCATTGGTAATTAACAAGGCCAGGCACGCGACGGCTACCGCACTGCGGATTCGCCGCCATTCCGTAGCTGCGCATGCCGGTTGGCGTTAGGCCGCAAGGGGAACTCATTGGGCCAGTGCACAAGGGCTGGAATACCGGGGCACTGCCATCACTGGCAGGGCCCGGTACCTGTTTGTTGTCTGGCCTTGAGGCTTACAACTCCTGCTTGGTCGGCCGGATGATCATCTCGTTCACATCCACATCACCCGGCTGCTCGATGGCGTAGGTGACCGCCCGGGCAATGGCGTCGGCATCAATGGCCACCGCGTACAGGTCATTGGCTGCTTTCCGCGCATCCGGATCCGTGATGTGGTCAGTCAGTTCCGTGGCCACCGCTCCGGGGGAGATGTTGGTGGCCCGGATCTCGCCGTTGGATTCCTGGCGGATGCCTTCCGACAGCGCTTTCACGGCGTACTTGGTGGCGCAGTAGACAGCCGCACCCGGGAAGACGACATGGCCGGCCACGGAGGACAGGTTGATGATGTGGCCGGAGCCCTGCTTGCGCATGGTCGGCAGCACGGCAGCCAGGCCGTAGAGGACACCCTTGATGTTCACATCGATCATGGTGTCCCACTCGTCCACGTTCAGCTTGTCGATGGGCGCGAGCTGCATCAGGCCGGCGTTGGCCAGCAGCACATCAATGCGACCAAAGAGCTCCACTGTTCTGTCGGCCACGGCCTGAACGGCCTGACGATCGGTCACATCCAGGACCTGGTACTCAGCCTGACCGCCTTCTTTCTCAATCGACTCTTTCAGTTGCTTCAGTCGATCTTCACGGCGCGCTGTCAGCATGAGTTTTGCCCCACGCTTGGCAAGCATGTGTGCCGTCGCTTCACCCAGGCCACTGCTGGCACCGGTGATGATCACTACTTTGTTTTCAACCTCTGACAAGGTTCCAACTCCTGTTAACCGAGGGGGAGTGCGCGGACACTATTGCGCTTGCTCAAGCGTGGGATAGTCGATGTAGCCACGTTCGTCGCCACCGTAAAAGGTGCTGTCGTCCCAGCGGTTCAATGGCGCGTTCTGCCGGAACCGCTCGACCAGGTCCGGGTTGGCGATCATGGGGCGCCCGAAGGACACCAGGTCGCAGTAACCGGCCTGGATGCGCTCGATTGCCTCATCCCGGCTGTAGGCGCCGTTGCCGATGTAGGTGCCGCTGAAGGCGTTGCGAATGGCTTTGAGGACGGATTCCGGGCGGCCTTCTTCGTGGTTGCCCTGGAAGGAGTCCTCGACCACTTCCAGATAGGCGATGCCGGCCTCGTCAAGGCCACGGGCGAATGCCTCAAAGGTGGTGTGGGGGTCTTCATCGTACATGCTGTTGAAGCTGCCGGTGGGGGTGACGCGCACGCCAATGCGAGCCGTTGGCCAGACCTGCTTGACCGCCTCGACCACCATCAGCGGGAACCGCACCCGGTTTTCCACGGAGCCGCCGTATTCATCGGTGCGCTGGTTGCTGCCGGTCCGCAGGAACTGATCCAGCAGATAGCCGTTGGCGGCGTGGATCTCGATGCCATCAAAACCGGCCTCCCGGGCGTTCTCGGCGCCCTGACGGAACTGTTCCACCACTTTGGGGATTTCTTCGGTTTCCAGTGCCCGCGGTTGGGGAACGTCTACCATTCCCGATTCAGCACTGATAAAGACCTGCGATCCTTCAGGGGTGATCGCCGACGGGGCAACGGGGCTGGCTCCACCCGGCTGGAGTTCATTGTGTGAGATGCGACCCACATGCCAGAGCTGGGCGTGGATACGGCCACCGGCTTCATGCACCGCATCGGTGACCTTGCGCCAGCCCCGAACCTGTTCGCTGGAGTAGATGCCCGGTGTGAATGCGTATCCCTTGCCCTCGGGGCAGACTTGCGTTGCTTCGCTGATGATCAGCCCGGCGCTGGCCCTCTGAGCGTAGTAGGTGGCGTTCATGTCGCTGGGAACGTCACCGGGTTGGCTGGCCCGGGCCCGGGTGAGCGGTGACATGATGATCCGGTTGGGCAATGTCAGATCGCCCAGGGTCACGGTGTCGAATAGCGGGTTGTGCGCTTGATTCATCGGTTCTCACTCTTGCGTGATTGAATGACTGTGATCCGGCCTGGCGTTAATTCGTCAGGATTTTCCGGAAGAGAAGTGACTGAAACTGGTCCAGTGGCTGTCTGGAGCGGATCAATTTGGCTCTCAGTATTGCGCCCTGCCAACCAGACAGCAGCAGGGATGCCGCCTCCGCTGCATCGAGGTCTGTTGGGATCTCGCCCGCATGCTGTCCTTCGGTAATGCAGTCCGCGAAGCGGCGCTCCCAACCGGCAAATACCGTGTCGAGCTTGGAGCGGAACGCTTCGTTCTGGGTGGCCAGCTCCTGGCCTAGGTTGCCGATGAGGCACCCCTTCGAGAAATCACAATCAATGACGTCCTGGGAGGCGGCCTCCAGATAGGCTCGGATGCGATCGAGCGGTGTCAGTGCGGGATTGCTTACTGTTTCATCCAGGCGCTGATCGTAGTCGCGGGCGTAGTCGTCAATGACTGCCAGGCCAAAGTCGTTCTTGCTGCTGAAGTAGTAATAGAACGAGCCCTTGGGTACCTGAGCTGCATCCAGCACTTTGTTGATCCCCGTGGCCTGGAAGCCATTGCAGAGAATCAGCTGTGCGCCGACTTGGATGATGTGCTGGCGAGTGTCGTCCGATCCCATGGCGCGGATATTAGACCGGTCTCCTAGTGGGGTCAACCGGTGCGGAATCAGGAGCCCTCCGGGGAAAGTCAGCTCCAGCAGCAGACACGTGCTGAATGCACCCTCGACAGGGCCCACTGGGCGTTCAGTCGGTTTCGTGGGAAAACGGATGACCAGCTAGAGGCAGGGCTGGCAACGATGCTCAGCTCAAGGAAGCGCTGATCTAATGGCGCTCTCAGCGCTCGTGTCTTGTGGCCGAAGACGGCTCTCAGTGGCAGCCGACCCAAGTCCGGCTTGATCGTGCCTGGCGGGGCGGCGTCGCCGCCCTGGTTTTCGGCCTCAGATGGAGTTCTCGCTTGGACCGCCGGCACCCGTCAGAAAGGCAGAATCTTCTCCCCCTTCAGGGCCTGCACTGGACAGCCACTGCTTCGCAGCGGCTGCCGTCTAGCTTGGCGGTTGGCCGGGTGTTGCGTGATGGGCAACGTGGTACGGTCTGGGCATGAACAGATCATTCCGTCACGAGGGGTTTCGGCGACTCTGCAAGTCGGGGAGCGTCGCTGGTATCGCGTCGCAGCAGGCGACTCGGCTGCAGGATACAGCTGGCCGCGCTTGATACCGCAGCCAGTATCGAAGACATGAGAATCCCGGGATTTCGTCGGCATCCGCCCAAGGGAGGCGACCGCGGCCGGTAGTCAATCTGGGTCAACGGTAACTGGCGTTTGACCTTTGAGTTCCGCGTAGGAAACGCCGTAGAAACCCTGCAGTGCGATGAGCCCAATAACGGAATCCAGCCGACGCGCTAACGCGCGGGGCTCATCCCTGGCGTTATGTGGCTGAAGCGGGGGCGATCTAATGCTCTTTCGAAAGGAGTTCCTCGAAGGCATTCGGGCGGGGGCCGTTACACTGGCGTTCCGCCGCTGGCGGCGGCCATCCGTGCGAGAGGGCGGCACGTTGCTTACTCCCGTCGGACAACTCAGTATCAGGTCTGTGGAGCCCGTGACCCTGAACCAGATTTCCGAGGAGGATGCTCACCGCGCGGGCTACAAGTCTAGACAGGCGTTGCTGGATGAGTTGCAGCGTCGGTCTGAGGGGGAAGTTTACCGCATTGTATTTGGACAATTGCGCCCGGATCCCCGAGTCGAGCTGCGCGAGGCACCGGTGGCAACAGAGGCGGAGTTCGAGGGTCTGCGGCGGTGCTTGATTCGATTGGATGCGCGTGCACCTGAGGGGGCATGGACCGTTCGTACATTGGAAACCGTGGAATCGCATCCAGGCGTGCGCGCAGGTGACC
This region includes:
- a CDS encoding GNAT family N-acetyltransferase, which codes for MAITFKVNHPVTTDQFIGLLESSSLGERRPIHDRDCMDGTISNSNLVVSAWDDELLVGIARGVTDFHYACYLSDLAVHQHYQRSGIGKRLQSLTQEQLGPLCKLILIAAPAANSYYRRLGYTHNDRCWVLDAGVTIGN
- a CDS encoding SDR family oxidoreductase; amino-acid sequence: MSEVENKVVIITGASSGLGEATAHMLAKRGAKLMLTARREDRLKQLKESIEKEGGQAEYQVLDVTDRQAVQAVADRTVELFGRIDVLLANAGLMQLAPIDKLNVDEWDTMIDVNIKGVLYGLAAVLPTMRKQGSGHIINLSSVAGHVVFPGAAVYCATKYAVKALSEGIRQESNGEIRATNISPGAVATELTDHITDPDARKAANDLYAVAIDADAIARAVTYAIEQPGDVDVNEMIIRPTKQEL
- a CDS encoding alkene reductase — protein: MNQAHNPLFDTVTLGDLTLPNRIIMSPLTRARASQPGDVPSDMNATYYAQRASAGLIISEATQVCPEGKGYAFTPGIYSSEQVRGWRKVTDAVHEAGGRIHAQLWHVGRISHNELQPGGASPVAPSAITPEGSQVFISAESGMVDVPQPRALETEEIPKVVEQFRQGAENAREAGFDGIEIHAANGYLLDQFLRTGSNQRTDEYGGSVENRVRFPLMVVEAVKQVWPTARIGVRVTPTGSFNSMYDEDPHTTFEAFARGLDEAGIAYLEVVEDSFQGNHEEGRPESVLKAIRNAFSGTYIGNGAYSRDEAIERIQAGYCDLVSFGRPMIANPDLVERFRQNAPLNRWDDSTFYGGDERGYIDYPTLEQAQ
- a CDS encoding TetR/AcrR family transcriptional regulator, coding for MGSDDTRQHIIQVGAQLILCNGFQATGINKVLDAAQVPKGSFYYYFSSKNDFGLAVIDDYARDYDQRLDETVSNPALTPLDRIRAYLEAASQDVIDCDFSKGCLIGNLGQELATQNEAFRSKLDTVFAGWERRFADCITEGQHAGEIPTDLDAAEAASLLLSGWQGAILRAKLIRSRQPLDQFQSLLFRKILTN